The following coding sequences lie in one Solea senegalensis isolate Sse05_10M unplaced genomic scaffold, IFAPA_SoseM_1 scf7180000015408, whole genome shotgun sequence genomic window:
- the LOC122762212 gene encoding SUN domain-containing protein 1-like isoform X2 has product MEKKQSAPEKSVCLSVCLCVCVCVCVSLSSSYYSSLLDSETEQQLVSVPQTRIMSRVSLRLDDGLLDRSLPHSSASFSVGGASWKTSRSLKSRRSHHLSVSCSESLLVPSPLPPRQRSSHVLHNTGVPSVASDASLLSSLLDESSVQDVTLVDAMWGKNCDSAFIVSETSDSRWSSSTGLDHDLHPKESTILANSTLIGSDMHAVPNPIQTLNRVYCTDCELEPVPKHAPASSASKHASAALTGTGSCDRGESEVPVIYHREQSRRPKIGAMVSVWEAGVGVSRWAAACFMSLLALIHVQMQKRHHVTDVLQLCARRVLTHTWQVCLRFTSDRRGAGPAHCGTMKPQKCHAGASLWRTLCEAFRCFGRRWCQITAPDSAPLLPRLFVVLLLLLLLLSLYWFSPVGLQSLLAVLNVTRTQTSQSPSAEGAVEEPPLHSRPMPSGEDDPERLVGLEQSLASLWEHFETRGQWAEQRHGEVLRLFADLQRQVSVAQSGEEEDLRAWISSVRRSLDEERQVEHQKATSRLDRLEQQLLTLAAQTEELQRREAVTSSPPDGSIDADHPSNNALLVEVERLEAALKEMRHNVDGLTAFKDDCLQFNAIQQTISARVHDEVRTLIYGNQLAAVGMADAKPLPESLLQWLSQRYVSSADLQVALSSVELSVLQNMDLRLEQRRGEEAVAGTDLRTATAITKEDVHAIVTSALRRFSQDQTGLADYALESGGGSILSTRCSETYETKAALLSLFGVPLWYFSQSPRAVIQPDIQPGNCWAFQGSSGFLVIRLSMRIVPTAFSLDHIPKVLAPSGTLRSAPRDFSVYGLDDERQESGKLLGVYTYDPDGDALQTYATTEENHQSFQIIEVRVLSNWGHEDYTCMYRFRVHGTPEGRLSD; this is encoded by the exons atggaaaaaaaacagtcagcacctgaaaagtctgtctgtctgtctgtctgtctgtgtgtgtgtgtgtgtgtgtgtgtctccctcagCTCCAGTTACTACTCGTCTCTGTTGGACTCAGAGACGGAGCAGCAGCTCGTCTCCGTCCCTCAGACCAGGATCATGTCCAGAGTCAGTCTACGGCTCGATGACGGCCTGTTGGACCGCAGTCTGCCGCACAGCAGCGCCTCCTTCAGTGTGGGAGGAGCCAGCTGGAAGACCAGTAG gtcTCTGAAGTCTCGTCGTTCGCACCATCTGTCCGTCTCCTGCTCAGAGTCGCTCCTCGTCccgtctcctcttcctcctcgtcagCGTTCTTCTCATGTTCTCCACAACACCGGCGTTCCCAGCGTGGCGTCGGACGCGTCGCTGCTGTCGTCGCTGCTCGATGAGTCGTCGGTTCAGGACGTGACGCTGGTCGACGCCATGTGGGGTAAAAACTGTGACTCAGCATTTATCGTCAGCGAGACTTCAGACTCACGCTGGTCTTCATCCACAGGTTTAGACCACGACCTCCACCCTAAAG AAAGCACCATCTTGGCAAACAGCACTCTGATTGGTTCAGACATGCATGCCGTCCCAAACCCAATACAGACACTGAACAGGGTTTACTGCACAGACTGTGAGCTGGAGCCCGTCCCCAAACACGCCCCCGCTTCCTCCGCCTCCAAACACGCCTCTGCCGCACTGACCGGGACAGGAAGCTGCGATCGTGGCGAGTCGGAAGTGCCGGTCATCTACCATCGAGAACAGAGCCGCAGGCCAAAGATAG GTGCGATGGTGTCCGTGTGGGAGGCGGGTGTGGGCGTGAGCAGGTGGGCGGCAGCTTGTTTCATGTCGCTGCTTGCTCTGATTCACGTGCAGATGCAGAAGCGCCACCATGTGACAG atgtgctgcagctgtgtgcgAGGAGAGTGCTGACACACACCTGGCAGGTGTGTCTGCGATTCACCTCCGACCGTCGAGGAG CTGGACCTGCTCACTGTGGAACCATGAAGCCTCAGAAGTGTCATGCCGGCGCATCTCTGT ggaggACTCTCTGTGAGGCTTTCAGGTGTTTTGGAAGACGATGGTGTCAAATTACGGCCCCTGACTCTGCCCCTCTCCTGCCTCG ACTCTTCgttgtcctcctgctgctcctcctcctcctca GCCTGTATTGGTTCAGTCCGGTCGGCCTTCAGTCGCTCCTCGCCGTACTGAACGTCACAAGGACGCAGACCTCACAGAGCCCGTCAGCAGAGGGCGCCGTGGAGGAGCCGCCGCTCCACAGTCGACCCATGCCATCAGGAGAG GACGATCCGGAGCGGCTCGTTGGACTGGAGCAGAGTCTGGCGTCTCTGTGGGAGCATTTTGAGACCAGAGGACAGTGGGCGGAGCAGAGACACGGCGAGGTTCTGCGGCTGTTTGCTGACCTCCAGCGGCAGGTGTCCGTCGCTCAGAGCggcgaggaggaggatctgagggcGTGGATCAGCAGCGTCAGGAGGAGCCTGGATGAGGAGCGTCAG GTCGAGCATCAGAAGGCGACGTCTCGTCTGGACAgactggagcagcagctgcttacGCTCGCGGCTCAAACTGAG GAGCTTCAGAGACGAGAGGCTGTGACGTCATCGCCTCCTGACGGCAG CATTGATGCGGACCATCCGTCCAACAATGCTTTGCTTGTGGAGGTCGAGAGGTTGGAGGCGGCTCTGAAGGAAATGAGGCACAACGTCGACGGTCTGACAGCGTTTAAGGACGACTGTCTGCAATTTAACGCAATCCAGCAAACG ATTTCAGCTCGGGTTCATGACGAGGTCCGTACTCTCATCTATGGGAACCAGCTGGCGGCGGTGGGCATGGCGGACGCTAAACCTCTGCCAGAGTCCCTCCTCCAGTGGCTGTCGCAGCGCTACGTCAGCAGTGCTGacctgcaggtggcgctgtcCTCTGTGGAGCTCAGCGTCCTGCAGAACATGGACCTGCGGCTGGAGCAGCGCCGCGGTGAGGAGGCGGTGGCCGGGACCGACCTTCGAACTGCCACTGCCATAACCAAGGAG GACGTCCACGCGATCGTGACGAGCGCTCTGCGACGATTCTCTCAGGACCAGACGGGCCTCGCCGACTACGCTCTGGAGTCCGGAG ggggcagcatcCTGAGCACTCGTTGTTCTGAGACGTACGAGACCAAGGCAGCACTGCTGAGTCTGTTTGGAGTTCCTCTCTGGTATTTCTCTCAGTCTCCTCGAGCTGTAATCCAG CCGGACATTCAACCAGGAAACTGCTGGGCGTTCCAGGGTTCCTCAGGGTTTCTGGTGATCCGTCTCTCCATGAGGATCGTCCCCACTGCCTTCTCTCTGGACCACATCCCCAAAGTCCTGGCACCGAGCGGAACACTGCGCAGCGCGCCGCGAGACTTCAGCGTTTAC GGTCTGGATGATGAGCGTCAGGAGAGCGGGAAACTGCTCGGAGTTTACACATACGATCCAGACGGAGACGCTCTGCAGACGTACGCCACCACC gagGAAAATCATCAAAGCTTCCAGATCATCGAGGTGCGGGTTTTGTCCAACTGGGGACACGAGGACTACACCTGCATGTATCGGTTCAGAGTTCACGGGACGCCTGAGGGACGCCTGAGTGACTAA
- the LOC122762212 gene encoding SUN domain-containing protein 1-like isoform X5, with protein sequence MEKKQSAPEKSVCLSVCLCVCVCVCVSLSSSYYSSLLDSETEQQLVSVPQTRIMSRVSLRLDDGLLDRSLPHSSASFSVGGASWKTSRSLKSRRSHHLSVSCSESLLVPSPLPPRQRSSHVLHNTGVPSVASDASLLSSLLDESSVQDVTLVDAMWESTILANSTLIGSDMHAVPNPIQTLNRVYCTDCELEPVPKHAPASSASKHASAALTGTGSCDRGESEVPVIYHREQSRRPKIGAMVSVWEAGVGVSRWAAACFMSLLALIHVQMQKRHHVTDVLQLCARRVLTHTWQVCLRFTSDRRGGNDWAGPAHCGTMKPQKCHAGASLWRTLCEAFRCFGRRWCQITAPDSAPLLPRLFVVLLLLLLLLSLYWFSPVGLQSLLAVLNVTRTQTSQSPSAEGAVEEPPLHSRPMPSGEDDPERLVGLEQSLASLWEHFETRGQWAEQRHGEVLRLFADLQRQVSVAQSGEEEDLRAWISSVRRSLDEERQVEHQKATSRLDRLEQQLLTLAAQTEELQRREAVTSSPPDGSIDADHPSNNALLVEVERLEAALKEMRHNVDGLTAFKDDCLQFNAIQQTISARVHDEVRTLIYGNQLAAVGMADAKPLPESLLQWLSQRYVSSADLQVALSSVELSVLQNMDLRLEQRRGEEAVAGTDLRTATAITKEDVHAIVTSALRRFSQDQTGLADYALESGGGSILSTRCSETYETKAALLSLFGVPLWYFSQSPRAVIQPDIQPGNCWAFQGSSGFLVIRLSMRIVPTAFSLDHIPKVLAPSGTLRSAPRDFSVYGLDDERQESGKLLGVYTYDPDGDALQTYATTEENHQSFQIIEVRVLSNWGHEDYTCMYRFRVHGTPEGRLSD encoded by the exons atggaaaaaaaacagtcagcacctgaaaagtctgtctgtctgtctgtctgtctgtgtgtgtgtgtgtgtgtgtgtgtctccctcagCTCCAGTTACTACTCGTCTCTGTTGGACTCAGAGACGGAGCAGCAGCTCGTCTCCGTCCCTCAGACCAGGATCATGTCCAGAGTCAGTCTACGGCTCGATGACGGCCTGTTGGACCGCAGTCTGCCGCACAGCAGCGCCTCCTTCAGTGTGGGAGGAGCCAGCTGGAAGACCAGTAG gtcTCTGAAGTCTCGTCGTTCGCACCATCTGTCCGTCTCCTGCTCAGAGTCGCTCCTCGTCccgtctcctcttcctcctcgtcagCGTTCTTCTCATGTTCTCCACAACACCGGCGTTCCCAGCGTGGCGTCGGACGCGTCGCTGCTGTCGTCGCTGCTCGATGAGTCGTCGGTTCAGGACGTGACGCTGGTCGACGCCATGTGGG AAAGCACCATCTTGGCAAACAGCACTCTGATTGGTTCAGACATGCATGCCGTCCCAAACCCAATACAGACACTGAACAGGGTTTACTGCACAGACTGTGAGCTGGAGCCCGTCCCCAAACACGCCCCCGCTTCCTCCGCCTCCAAACACGCCTCTGCCGCACTGACCGGGACAGGAAGCTGCGATCGTGGCGAGTCGGAAGTGCCGGTCATCTACCATCGAGAACAGAGCCGCAGGCCAAAGATAG GTGCGATGGTGTCCGTGTGGGAGGCGGGTGTGGGCGTGAGCAGGTGGGCGGCAGCTTGTTTCATGTCGCTGCTTGCTCTGATTCACGTGCAGATGCAGAAGCGCCACCATGTGACAG atgtgctgcagctgtgtgcgAGGAGAGTGCTGACACACACCTGGCAGGTGTGTCTGCGATTCACCTCCGACCGTCGAGGAGGTAACGACTGGG CTGGACCTGCTCACTGTGGAACCATGAAGCCTCAGAAGTGTCATGCCGGCGCATCTCTGT ggaggACTCTCTGTGAGGCTTTCAGGTGTTTTGGAAGACGATGGTGTCAAATTACGGCCCCTGACTCTGCCCCTCTCCTGCCTCG ACTCTTCgttgtcctcctgctgctcctcctcctcctca GCCTGTATTGGTTCAGTCCGGTCGGCCTTCAGTCGCTCCTCGCCGTACTGAACGTCACAAGGACGCAGACCTCACAGAGCCCGTCAGCAGAGGGCGCCGTGGAGGAGCCGCCGCTCCACAGTCGACCCATGCCATCAGGAGAG GACGATCCGGAGCGGCTCGTTGGACTGGAGCAGAGTCTGGCGTCTCTGTGGGAGCATTTTGAGACCAGAGGACAGTGGGCGGAGCAGAGACACGGCGAGGTTCTGCGGCTGTTTGCTGACCTCCAGCGGCAGGTGTCCGTCGCTCAGAGCggcgaggaggaggatctgagggcGTGGATCAGCAGCGTCAGGAGGAGCCTGGATGAGGAGCGTCAG GTCGAGCATCAGAAGGCGACGTCTCGTCTGGACAgactggagcagcagctgcttacGCTCGCGGCTCAAACTGAG GAGCTTCAGAGACGAGAGGCTGTGACGTCATCGCCTCCTGACGGCAG CATTGATGCGGACCATCCGTCCAACAATGCTTTGCTTGTGGAGGTCGAGAGGTTGGAGGCGGCTCTGAAGGAAATGAGGCACAACGTCGACGGTCTGACAGCGTTTAAGGACGACTGTCTGCAATTTAACGCAATCCAGCAAACG ATTTCAGCTCGGGTTCATGACGAGGTCCGTACTCTCATCTATGGGAACCAGCTGGCGGCGGTGGGCATGGCGGACGCTAAACCTCTGCCAGAGTCCCTCCTCCAGTGGCTGTCGCAGCGCTACGTCAGCAGTGCTGacctgcaggtggcgctgtcCTCTGTGGAGCTCAGCGTCCTGCAGAACATGGACCTGCGGCTGGAGCAGCGCCGCGGTGAGGAGGCGGTGGCCGGGACCGACCTTCGAACTGCCACTGCCATAACCAAGGAG GACGTCCACGCGATCGTGACGAGCGCTCTGCGACGATTCTCTCAGGACCAGACGGGCCTCGCCGACTACGCTCTGGAGTCCGGAG ggggcagcatcCTGAGCACTCGTTGTTCTGAGACGTACGAGACCAAGGCAGCACTGCTGAGTCTGTTTGGAGTTCCTCTCTGGTATTTCTCTCAGTCTCCTCGAGCTGTAATCCAG CCGGACATTCAACCAGGAAACTGCTGGGCGTTCCAGGGTTCCTCAGGGTTTCTGGTGATCCGTCTCTCCATGAGGATCGTCCCCACTGCCTTCTCTCTGGACCACATCCCCAAAGTCCTGGCACCGAGCGGAACACTGCGCAGCGCGCCGCGAGACTTCAGCGTTTAC GGTCTGGATGATGAGCGTCAGGAGAGCGGGAAACTGCTCGGAGTTTACACATACGATCCAGACGGAGACGCTCTGCAGACGTACGCCACCACC gagGAAAATCATCAAAGCTTCCAGATCATCGAGGTGCGGGTTTTGTCCAACTGGGGACACGAGGACTACACCTGCATGTATCGGTTCAGAGTTCACGGGACGCCTGAGGGACGCCTGAGTGACTAA
- the LOC122762212 gene encoding SUN domain-containing protein 1-like isoform X1, whose protein sequence is MEKKQSAPEKSVCLSVCLCVCVCVCVSLSSSYYSSLLDSETEQQLVSVPQTRIMSRVSLRLDDGLLDRSLPHSSASFSVGGASWKTSRSLKSRRSHHLSVSCSESLLVPSPLPPRQRSSHVLHNTGVPSVASDASLLSSLLDESSVQDVTLVDAMWGKNCDSAFIVSETSDSRWSSSTGLDHDLHPKESTILANSTLIGSDMHAVPNPIQTLNRVYCTDCELEPVPKHAPASSASKHASAALTGTGSCDRGESEVPVIYHREQSRRPKIGAMVSVWEAGVGVSRWAAACFMSLLALIHVQMQKRHHVTDVLQLCARRVLTHTWQVCLRFTSDRRGGNDWAGPAHCGTMKPQKCHAGASLWRTLCEAFRCFGRRWCQITAPDSAPLLPRLFVVLLLLLLLLSLYWFSPVGLQSLLAVLNVTRTQTSQSPSAEGAVEEPPLHSRPMPSGEDDPERLVGLEQSLASLWEHFETRGQWAEQRHGEVLRLFADLQRQVSVAQSGEEEDLRAWISSVRRSLDEERQVEHQKATSRLDRLEQQLLTLAAQTEELQRREAVTSSPPDGSIDADHPSNNALLVEVERLEAALKEMRHNVDGLTAFKDDCLQFNAIQQTISARVHDEVRTLIYGNQLAAVGMADAKPLPESLLQWLSQRYVSSADLQVALSSVELSVLQNMDLRLEQRRGEEAVAGTDLRTATAITKEDVHAIVTSALRRFSQDQTGLADYALESGGGSILSTRCSETYETKAALLSLFGVPLWYFSQSPRAVIQPDIQPGNCWAFQGSSGFLVIRLSMRIVPTAFSLDHIPKVLAPSGTLRSAPRDFSVYGLDDERQESGKLLGVYTYDPDGDALQTYATTEENHQSFQIIEVRVLSNWGHEDYTCMYRFRVHGTPEGRLSD, encoded by the exons atggaaaaaaaacagtcagcacctgaaaagtctgtctgtctgtctgtctgtctgtgtgtgtgtgtgtgtgtgtgtgtctccctcagCTCCAGTTACTACTCGTCTCTGTTGGACTCAGAGACGGAGCAGCAGCTCGTCTCCGTCCCTCAGACCAGGATCATGTCCAGAGTCAGTCTACGGCTCGATGACGGCCTGTTGGACCGCAGTCTGCCGCACAGCAGCGCCTCCTTCAGTGTGGGAGGAGCCAGCTGGAAGACCAGTAG gtcTCTGAAGTCTCGTCGTTCGCACCATCTGTCCGTCTCCTGCTCAGAGTCGCTCCTCGTCccgtctcctcttcctcctcgtcagCGTTCTTCTCATGTTCTCCACAACACCGGCGTTCCCAGCGTGGCGTCGGACGCGTCGCTGCTGTCGTCGCTGCTCGATGAGTCGTCGGTTCAGGACGTGACGCTGGTCGACGCCATGTGGGGTAAAAACTGTGACTCAGCATTTATCGTCAGCGAGACTTCAGACTCACGCTGGTCTTCATCCACAGGTTTAGACCACGACCTCCACCCTAAAG AAAGCACCATCTTGGCAAACAGCACTCTGATTGGTTCAGACATGCATGCCGTCCCAAACCCAATACAGACACTGAACAGGGTTTACTGCACAGACTGTGAGCTGGAGCCCGTCCCCAAACACGCCCCCGCTTCCTCCGCCTCCAAACACGCCTCTGCCGCACTGACCGGGACAGGAAGCTGCGATCGTGGCGAGTCGGAAGTGCCGGTCATCTACCATCGAGAACAGAGCCGCAGGCCAAAGATAG GTGCGATGGTGTCCGTGTGGGAGGCGGGTGTGGGCGTGAGCAGGTGGGCGGCAGCTTGTTTCATGTCGCTGCTTGCTCTGATTCACGTGCAGATGCAGAAGCGCCACCATGTGACAG atgtgctgcagctgtgtgcgAGGAGAGTGCTGACACACACCTGGCAGGTGTGTCTGCGATTCACCTCCGACCGTCGAGGAGGTAACGACTGGG CTGGACCTGCTCACTGTGGAACCATGAAGCCTCAGAAGTGTCATGCCGGCGCATCTCTGT ggaggACTCTCTGTGAGGCTTTCAGGTGTTTTGGAAGACGATGGTGTCAAATTACGGCCCCTGACTCTGCCCCTCTCCTGCCTCG ACTCTTCgttgtcctcctgctgctcctcctcctcctca GCCTGTATTGGTTCAGTCCGGTCGGCCTTCAGTCGCTCCTCGCCGTACTGAACGTCACAAGGACGCAGACCTCACAGAGCCCGTCAGCAGAGGGCGCCGTGGAGGAGCCGCCGCTCCACAGTCGACCCATGCCATCAGGAGAG GACGATCCGGAGCGGCTCGTTGGACTGGAGCAGAGTCTGGCGTCTCTGTGGGAGCATTTTGAGACCAGAGGACAGTGGGCGGAGCAGAGACACGGCGAGGTTCTGCGGCTGTTTGCTGACCTCCAGCGGCAGGTGTCCGTCGCTCAGAGCggcgaggaggaggatctgagggcGTGGATCAGCAGCGTCAGGAGGAGCCTGGATGAGGAGCGTCAG GTCGAGCATCAGAAGGCGACGTCTCGTCTGGACAgactggagcagcagctgcttacGCTCGCGGCTCAAACTGAG GAGCTTCAGAGACGAGAGGCTGTGACGTCATCGCCTCCTGACGGCAG CATTGATGCGGACCATCCGTCCAACAATGCTTTGCTTGTGGAGGTCGAGAGGTTGGAGGCGGCTCTGAAGGAAATGAGGCACAACGTCGACGGTCTGACAGCGTTTAAGGACGACTGTCTGCAATTTAACGCAATCCAGCAAACG ATTTCAGCTCGGGTTCATGACGAGGTCCGTACTCTCATCTATGGGAACCAGCTGGCGGCGGTGGGCATGGCGGACGCTAAACCTCTGCCAGAGTCCCTCCTCCAGTGGCTGTCGCAGCGCTACGTCAGCAGTGCTGacctgcaggtggcgctgtcCTCTGTGGAGCTCAGCGTCCTGCAGAACATGGACCTGCGGCTGGAGCAGCGCCGCGGTGAGGAGGCGGTGGCCGGGACCGACCTTCGAACTGCCACTGCCATAACCAAGGAG GACGTCCACGCGATCGTGACGAGCGCTCTGCGACGATTCTCTCAGGACCAGACGGGCCTCGCCGACTACGCTCTGGAGTCCGGAG ggggcagcatcCTGAGCACTCGTTGTTCTGAGACGTACGAGACCAAGGCAGCACTGCTGAGTCTGTTTGGAGTTCCTCTCTGGTATTTCTCTCAGTCTCCTCGAGCTGTAATCCAG CCGGACATTCAACCAGGAAACTGCTGGGCGTTCCAGGGTTCCTCAGGGTTTCTGGTGATCCGTCTCTCCATGAGGATCGTCCCCACTGCCTTCTCTCTGGACCACATCCCCAAAGTCCTGGCACCGAGCGGAACACTGCGCAGCGCGCCGCGAGACTTCAGCGTTTAC GGTCTGGATGATGAGCGTCAGGAGAGCGGGAAACTGCTCGGAGTTTACACATACGATCCAGACGGAGACGCTCTGCAGACGTACGCCACCACC gagGAAAATCATCAAAGCTTCCAGATCATCGAGGTGCGGGTTTTGTCCAACTGGGGACACGAGGACTACACCTGCATGTATCGGTTCAGAGTTCACGGGACGCCTGAGGGACGCCTGAGTGACTAA
- the LOC122762212 gene encoding SUN domain-containing protein 1-like isoform X3, which produces MSDEDVELQSWGWTDLSSYYSSLLDSETEQQLVSVPQTRIMSRVSLRLDDGLLDRSLPHSSASFSVGGASWKTSRSLKSRRSHHLSVSCSESLLVPSPLPPRQRSSHVLHNTGVPSVASDASLLSSLLDESSVQDVTLVDAMWGKNCDSAFIVSETSDSRWSSSTGLDHDLHPKESTILANSTLIGSDMHAVPNPIQTLNRVYCTDCELEPVPKHAPASSASKHASAALTGTGSCDRGESEVPVIYHREQSRRPKIGAMVSVWEAGVGVSRWAAACFMSLLALIHVQMQKRHHVTDVLQLCARRVLTHTWQVCLRFTSDRRGGNDWAGPAHCGTMKPQKCHAGASLWRTLCEAFRCFGRRWCQITAPDSAPLLPRLFVVLLLLLLLLSLYWFSPVGLQSLLAVLNVTRTQTSQSPSAEGAVEEPPLHSRPMPSGEDDPERLVGLEQSLASLWEHFETRGQWAEQRHGEVLRLFADLQRQVSVAQSGEEEDLRAWISSVRRSLDEERQVEHQKATSRLDRLEQQLLTLAAQTEELQRREAVTSSPPDGSIDADHPSNNALLVEVERLEAALKEMRHNVDGLTAFKDDCLQFNAIQQTISARVHDEVRTLIYGNQLAAVGMADAKPLPESLLQWLSQRYVSSADLQVALSSVELSVLQNMDLRLEQRRGEEAVAGTDLRTATAITKEDVHAIVTSALRRFSQDQTGLADYALESGGGSILSTRCSETYETKAALLSLFGVPLWYFSQSPRAVIQPDIQPGNCWAFQGSSGFLVIRLSMRIVPTAFSLDHIPKVLAPSGTLRSAPRDFSVYGLDDERQESGKLLGVYTYDPDGDALQTYATTEENHQSFQIIEVRVLSNWGHEDYTCMYRFRVHGTPEGRLSD; this is translated from the exons ATGAGTGACGAGGACGTGGAGCTGCAGAGCTGGGGCTGGACTGATCT CTCCAGTTACTACTCGTCTCTGTTGGACTCAGAGACGGAGCAGCAGCTCGTCTCCGTCCCTCAGACCAGGATCATGTCCAGAGTCAGTCTACGGCTCGATGACGGCCTGTTGGACCGCAGTCTGCCGCACAGCAGCGCCTCCTTCAGTGTGGGAGGAGCCAGCTGGAAGACCAGTAG gtcTCTGAAGTCTCGTCGTTCGCACCATCTGTCCGTCTCCTGCTCAGAGTCGCTCCTCGTCccgtctcctcttcctcctcgtcagCGTTCTTCTCATGTTCTCCACAACACCGGCGTTCCCAGCGTGGCGTCGGACGCGTCGCTGCTGTCGTCGCTGCTCGATGAGTCGTCGGTTCAGGACGTGACGCTGGTCGACGCCATGTGGGGTAAAAACTGTGACTCAGCATTTATCGTCAGCGAGACTTCAGACTCACGCTGGTCTTCATCCACAGGTTTAGACCACGACCTCCACCCTAAAG AAAGCACCATCTTGGCAAACAGCACTCTGATTGGTTCAGACATGCATGCCGTCCCAAACCCAATACAGACACTGAACAGGGTTTACTGCACAGACTGTGAGCTGGAGCCCGTCCCCAAACACGCCCCCGCTTCCTCCGCCTCCAAACACGCCTCTGCCGCACTGACCGGGACAGGAAGCTGCGATCGTGGCGAGTCGGAAGTGCCGGTCATCTACCATCGAGAACAGAGCCGCAGGCCAAAGATAG GTGCGATGGTGTCCGTGTGGGAGGCGGGTGTGGGCGTGAGCAGGTGGGCGGCAGCTTGTTTCATGTCGCTGCTTGCTCTGATTCACGTGCAGATGCAGAAGCGCCACCATGTGACAG atgtgctgcagctgtgtgcgAGGAGAGTGCTGACACACACCTGGCAGGTGTGTCTGCGATTCACCTCCGACCGTCGAGGAGGTAACGACTGGG CTGGACCTGCTCACTGTGGAACCATGAAGCCTCAGAAGTGTCATGCCGGCGCATCTCTGT ggaggACTCTCTGTGAGGCTTTCAGGTGTTTTGGAAGACGATGGTGTCAAATTACGGCCCCTGACTCTGCCCCTCTCCTGCCTCG ACTCTTCgttgtcctcctgctgctcctcctcctcctca GCCTGTATTGGTTCAGTCCGGTCGGCCTTCAGTCGCTCCTCGCCGTACTGAACGTCACAAGGACGCAGACCTCACAGAGCCCGTCAGCAGAGGGCGCCGTGGAGGAGCCGCCGCTCCACAGTCGACCCATGCCATCAGGAGAG GACGATCCGGAGCGGCTCGTTGGACTGGAGCAGAGTCTGGCGTCTCTGTGGGAGCATTTTGAGACCAGAGGACAGTGGGCGGAGCAGAGACACGGCGAGGTTCTGCGGCTGTTTGCTGACCTCCAGCGGCAGGTGTCCGTCGCTCAGAGCggcgaggaggaggatctgagggcGTGGATCAGCAGCGTCAGGAGGAGCCTGGATGAGGAGCGTCAG GTCGAGCATCAGAAGGCGACGTCTCGTCTGGACAgactggagcagcagctgcttacGCTCGCGGCTCAAACTGAG GAGCTTCAGAGACGAGAGGCTGTGACGTCATCGCCTCCTGACGGCAG CATTGATGCGGACCATCCGTCCAACAATGCTTTGCTTGTGGAGGTCGAGAGGTTGGAGGCGGCTCTGAAGGAAATGAGGCACAACGTCGACGGTCTGACAGCGTTTAAGGACGACTGTCTGCAATTTAACGCAATCCAGCAAACG ATTTCAGCTCGGGTTCATGACGAGGTCCGTACTCTCATCTATGGGAACCAGCTGGCGGCGGTGGGCATGGCGGACGCTAAACCTCTGCCAGAGTCCCTCCTCCAGTGGCTGTCGCAGCGCTACGTCAGCAGTGCTGacctgcaggtggcgctgtcCTCTGTGGAGCTCAGCGTCCTGCAGAACATGGACCTGCGGCTGGAGCAGCGCCGCGGTGAGGAGGCGGTGGCCGGGACCGACCTTCGAACTGCCACTGCCATAACCAAGGAG GACGTCCACGCGATCGTGACGAGCGCTCTGCGACGATTCTCTCAGGACCAGACGGGCCTCGCCGACTACGCTCTGGAGTCCGGAG ggggcagcatcCTGAGCACTCGTTGTTCTGAGACGTACGAGACCAAGGCAGCACTGCTGAGTCTGTTTGGAGTTCCTCTCTGGTATTTCTCTCAGTCTCCTCGAGCTGTAATCCAG CCGGACATTCAACCAGGAAACTGCTGGGCGTTCCAGGGTTCCTCAGGGTTTCTGGTGATCCGTCTCTCCATGAGGATCGTCCCCACTGCCTTCTCTCTGGACCACATCCCCAAAGTCCTGGCACCGAGCGGAACACTGCGCAGCGCGCCGCGAGACTTCAGCGTTTAC GGTCTGGATGATGAGCGTCAGGAGAGCGGGAAACTGCTCGGAGTTTACACATACGATCCAGACGGAGACGCTCTGCAGACGTACGCCACCACC gagGAAAATCATCAAAGCTTCCAGATCATCGAGGTGCGGGTTTTGTCCAACTGGGGACACGAGGACTACACCTGCATGTATCGGTTCAGAGTTCACGGGACGCCTGAGGGACGCCTGAGTGACTAA